CGCATCTTCTCGACTAAAGGCCGAATCTGACTTAAAAATTCAAGGGTTGATTCATCATGTGGCTGAAGTTCGTTAGCTCTCTCAAACGCCAATAGTGCTTGTTCATAGTTGGCGATATAACAATACGCGTACCCTAAGCGATAATGCCACAGCGGGTCGTTGACTCCTTGCTCCTCGACAGACAACAGTTGTTGAATGGCTTCGCGGTAACGTGCGTCATTGTTATAGGCTCTGGCGAGTTGACCAATCAGATCATAATCCCGTTCCGAGACGGGGATACGCTCGATACGTTCTATAATGAGACTGAATTGGTCCTGCTCATGCCACAAGTTGATCTGTTCCAGCAGTTCTCTTTCCATGAATAGGCCTCATTTCGTTGGGAGGGATGTGAGTCTTTTACAAACTATCTTACAGGGTTAAGAGACAAAAAAACACTCCCGCATGTAGATAGCCATGAAGGCATTCTATCAAAGGGAGTGCTTTAATGTGTGCTTATTTATATCGGAATACTTGATCAGAAGATTTTACAAATCGTCAAATCCGTTATCGTCGCCGACTTTACCGTAGTTACGGGATTTGGCTTCGAAGAAGTCGGTTTTGGTTGCATTCAGTGCTTCATCGGAGAATGGTTTAATCCAAGGCATGCAGTTTACATCCACACCTTCATATGCTTTTTCCATACCCATCAGACGCAGACGTTTGTTAGCGATGTACTTGATGTAATCTTCCAACTCGTTCAGGTCAATGCCGCGTACGTTGCTGAGCGTATAATGTGCCCAGTTGGTTTCGAGCTCAACCGCACGATTAATGGTTGTGTATACATACTCCATGTTCTCAGGTGTGTTCAGTTCAGGGAAGTCTACCAGCAACTGTTTGTACACTTCAGCAAAGAAGTAACAGTGTTGGTTTTCATCCCGTTGGATATAAGAAATCATCTGGCTGGTTGCCATCATTTTCTGGTCACGGGCCAGGTTGTAGAAGAAGGCAAACGTACTATAGAAGAAGATTCCTTCGAGTACCAGATCGGCTACCATAGCTTGGAAGAACGTCTGTGGAGACGGCTCGTCCCGGAAGTTCTGATAGATATCAGCAATGAAACGGTTGCGGTCGAGCAGCACCGGATCATGTTTCCAGTATTCAAAAATTTCCTTTTGCTCCCGATCAGATACGATGGAAGAGAGGACGTAGGAATACGATTGGTTATGAACAACTTCCTGCTGTCCAATAATGGCCGAGATCGCTTCGAGGGAAGAATCGGTAAAGTAACGTTTTACGTCACCCACAAACATCGTCTGCATGGAATCAAGTACCGCGAGCAGGGAGATGTTGATTTTGAATGTACGTTGTTCTTCCTCATCCAGTTGAGCAAATTGGGAAGCATCTTTGGACATTGGAATTTCGTCTGCGATCCAGTGGTTGAGCAGCAGTACTTTGTACAATTTGTACATATGAGGCATGCGAATGTCGTTCCAGTTCAGGATACCGGAGCATTCACCTTCAATAATACGGGTGGATTGGTTAGGGGCTTCGGTGTTGAAAATTTTCTGTACTTGCATCGTCCGTTCACTCCTTGAAATATCATAATGTTCTGCCGACAGAACTTTGGAAAATCATCTATATCAACATCTTGCGATGCTGTGATCGTGTTTTAGGCAAAAAAGAACCAGGGCAACGCCATTTTGCAATCAAAACAGGATGCCCTGGTGGTCATCGTGAATCTGGTCAATCTGCTCTATCATGGGTAAAACTTAGCTTGCGCAAGAATCACATTCTTCAATGGTTAATGCCCGGCTACGAACGTAATACGTCGATTTCATGCCGGCTCTCCATGCGTGCAAGTGCAGTTCCAGGAATTCCGTTGCTTTAATATCCGGACGAACATACAGGTTGAAGCTCTGTCCCTGATCGACGTGGCGTTGACGGGCAGCAGCCATATTGATGGAAGCATGTTGATCCACCATGAACGCTGTTTTGTAGTACCAGATCGTTTTTTCGGACAGATCAGGTGCCGGGTTGGCAATCTTGTATGTCGTTTTCTCTTCATAGGAC
The window above is part of the Paenibacillus sp. 1781tsa1 genome. Proteins encoded here:
- a CDS encoding ribonucleotide-diphosphate reductase subunit beta, which produces MQVQKIFNTEAPNQSTRIIEGECSGILNWNDIRMPHMYKLYKVLLLNHWIADEIPMSKDASQFAQLDEEEQRTFKINISLLAVLDSMQTMFVGDVKRYFTDSSLEAISAIIGQQEVVHNQSYSYVLSSIVSDREQKEIFEYWKHDPVLLDRNRFIADIYQNFRDEPSPQTFFQAMVADLVLEGIFFYSTFAFFYNLARDQKMMATSQMISYIQRDENQHCYFFAEVYKQLLVDFPELNTPENMEYVYTTINRAVELETNWAHYTLSNVRGIDLNELEDYIKYIANKRLRLMGMEKAYEGVDVNCMPWIKPFSDEALNATKTDFFEAKSRNYGKVGDDNGFDDL